Proteins from a single region of Antechinus flavipes isolate AdamAnt ecotype Samford, QLD, Australia chromosome 2, AdamAnt_v2, whole genome shotgun sequence:
- the FHIP2B gene encoding FHF complex subunit HOOK interacting protein 2B isoform X1, protein MLSRLGALLQEAVGAREPSIDLLEAFVEHWKGITHYYIETTDENTPAKKTDIPWRLKQMLDILVYEEKQQAAAGEAGPCLEYLLQHKILETLCTLGKAEYPPGMRQQVFLFFSRVLAQVQHPLLHYLNVHRPVQKLLQLGGSAAGSPTEKEEVHFTTVLCTKIQQDPDLLTYILEGKKGVGKKDTSSQQDKSSPPEESSSRVLRVDGESWGAQATGTHLPGGTEEPDSGLGENNLLTSLIGLCKSKKSRVALKAQENLLLLVGVAPHAAATYLVQRSPLCSAMAEHLCQLYQAMPSFLDPADIVTLEGISWRLPCAPSDEASFPGREALAAFLGWFDYCDHLIREAHEIVAGALAKAVTEKLFVATLQPQLLHVAEQRILTSTALLTALLHQLCSPALLQETVDFFMGTEQQPEVPEDSPHSLCSHLIGHCDHLSDEISIATLRLFEELLQKPNEQIIRRLLLRNLEGRTYVARGLPEPESYEDTLDLEEDPYFTDGFPSSGFQSTSRLPAPTPHLDGKTAVTEIVNSFLCLVPEEAKTSAFLEETGYDTYVHDAYGLFQECCSRVAPWGWPLTPTPLDLHEPETPFFEGRFLQVLFNRMSRILDQPYSLNLQVTSVLSRLALFPHPHIHEYLLDPYISLAPGCRSLFSVLVRVIGDLMQRIQRVPQFSGKLLLVRKQLTGQVPGEQMDHQTLLQGVVVLEEFCKELAAIAFVKFPPNSPHLNLPSPPQGHV, encoded by the exons cGGGAGCCCAGCATAGACTTGTTAGAAGCCTTTGTGGAGCACTGGAAAGGCATCACTCACTACTACATTGAAACCACAG ATGAAAACACTCCAGCCAAGAAAACAGACATTCCCTGGAGGCTGAAACAGATGCTGGATATCCTGGTCTATGAAGAAAAGCAACAGGCAGCAGCTGGAGAGGCAGGGCCCTGCCTTGAATATCTGCTACAACACAAGATCCTGGAAACCCTGTGCACCCTGGGGAAGGCTGAG TACCCCCCAGGTATGCGCCAGCAGGTGTTCCTGTTCTTCAGCAGAGTCCTAGCCCAAGTACAACACCCTCTTCTACATTACCTCAACGTCCACCGGCCTGTGCAG AAACTCCTCCAGCTTGGTGGGTCTGCTGCTGGATCTCCCACAGAAAAGGAGGAGGTACACTTCACCACCGTTCTTTGCACCAAGATCCAGCAGGATCCAGACCTGCTCACTTATATCCTAGAG GGCAAAAAAGGTGTGGGGAAGAAGGATACATCTAGCCAACAGGACAAGAGCTCTCCCCCTGAAGAGTCCTCCAGCAGGGTCCTCAGAGTTGATGGGGAATCCTGGGGGGCCCAGGCTACTGGTACCCATTTGCCAGGAGGAACTGAAGAACCTGACAGTGGGCTTGGGGAGAACAATCTACTCACCTCCTTGATTGGGTTGTGCAAAAGCAAG AAGAGTCGAGTGGCCCTGAAGGCCCAGGAGAACCTGCTGCTCCTGGTAGGTGTTGCCCCCCACGCAGCAGCCACCTACTTGGTACAAAGGAGCCCTCTGTGCTCTGCAATGGCAGAACACCTTTGCCAGCTGTATCAGGCCATGCCCAGCTTCCTTGACCCTGCTGACATCGTCACCCTAGAGGGCATCAGCTGGAG GTTGCCTTGTGCCCCTTCAGATGAGGCCTCCTTCCCAGGCAGAGAAGCTTTAGCCGCATTCTTGGGCTGGTTTGATTATTGTGACCACCTCATCAGGGAGGCACACGAG ATTGTTGCAGGTGCCCTGGCAAAGGCTGTGACCGAGAAGCTGTTTGTTGCAACTCTACAACCCCAACTCTTGCATGT AGCAGAGCAGAGAATCCTGACCTCCACAGCCCTACTGACAGCCTTGCTGCACCAGCTCTGCTCCCCAGCCCTGCTGCAGGAAACTGTGGATTTTTTCATGGGCACAGAGCAGCAGCCTGAAGTTCCTGAGGACAGTCCCCATTCTTTGTGCTCTCACCTCATTGGACACTGTGACCACCTCTCTGACGAG ATCAGCATAGCCACCCTGCGGCTGTTTGAGGAGCTGCTGCAGAAGCCCAACGAGCAGATCATCCGCAGGCTGCTCCTTCGGAACCTGGAGGGCCGCACATATGTGGCCCGGGGCTTGCCTGAACCAGAAAGCTATGAGGATACCCT AGACTTGGAAGAGGACCCTTACTTCACAGATGGCTTCCCAAGCTCTGGCTTCCAGTCCACCTCCAGGCTTCCAGCTCCCACCCCCCACCTGGATGGCAAGACGGCCGTGACGGAGATTGTCAACAG CTTCCTCTGCCTAGTCCCAGAAGAAGCCAAGACTTCAGCCTTTCTGGAAGAGACTGGTTACGACACCTATGTCCACGATGCTTATGGATTG TTCCAGGAATGCTGTTCCCGGGTTGCCCCATGGGGTTGGCCTTTGACTCCTACTCCCCTGGATCTCCATGAGCCTGAGACTCCATTCTTTGAGGGTCGTTTCCTCCAAGTGCTTTTCAATCGGATGTCACGGATCTTGGATCAG CCATACAGTCTGAATCTGCAAGTGACTTCCGTCCTGTCCCGCCTAGCCCTATTCCCTCACCCCCATATCCATGAATACCTCCTGGACCCCTACATCAGCCTGGCCCCTGGCTGCAGGAGTCTCTTCTCTGTGCTTGTGAGG gTAATTGGAGACTTGATGCAGAGAATCCAGCGGGTGCCCCAGTTCTCAGGCAAGCTTCTCCTGGTTCGGAAGCAGTTGACTGGGCAGGTTCCTGGAGAGCA AATGGACCATCAGACCCTCCTGCAGGGGGTGGTAGTGCTCGAGGAGTTCTGCAAGGAGCTGGCCGCTATTGCCTTTGTTAAATTCCCCCCAAACAGTCCTCACCTGAACCTGCCTTCACCCCCACAAGGACATGTCTGA
- the FHIP2B gene encoding FHF complex subunit HOOK interacting protein 2B isoform X2: protein MLDILVYEEKQQAAAGEAGPCLEYLLQHKILETLCTLGKAEYPPGMRQQVFLFFSRVLAQVQHPLLHYLNVHRPVQKLLQLGGSAAGSPTEKEEVHFTTVLCTKIQQDPDLLTYILEGKKGVGKKDTSSQQDKSSPPEESSSRVLRVDGESWGAQATGTHLPGGTEEPDSGLGENNLLTSLIGLCKSKKSRVALKAQENLLLLVGVAPHAAATYLVQRSPLCSAMAEHLCQLYQAMPSFLDPADIVTLEGISWRLPCAPSDEASFPGREALAAFLGWFDYCDHLIREAHEIVAGALAKAVTEKLFVATLQPQLLHVAEQRILTSTALLTALLHQLCSPALLQETVDFFMGTEQQPEVPEDSPHSLCSHLIGHCDHLSDEISIATLRLFEELLQKPNEQIIRRLLLRNLEGRTYVARGLPEPESYEDTLDLEEDPYFTDGFPSSGFQSTSRLPAPTPHLDGKTAVTEIVNSFLCLVPEEAKTSAFLEETGYDTYVHDAYGLFQECCSRVAPWGWPLTPTPLDLHEPETPFFEGRFLQVLFNRMSRILDQPYSLNLQVTSVLSRLALFPHPHIHEYLLDPYISLAPGCRSLFSVLVRVIGDLMQRIQRVPQFSGKLLLVRKQLTGQVPGEQMDHQTLLQGVVVLEEFCKELAAIAFVKFPPNSPHLNLPSPPQGHV from the exons ATGCTGGATATCCTGGTCTATGAAGAAAAGCAACAGGCAGCAGCTGGAGAGGCAGGGCCCTGCCTTGAATATCTGCTACAACACAAGATCCTGGAAACCCTGTGCACCCTGGGGAAGGCTGAG TACCCCCCAGGTATGCGCCAGCAGGTGTTCCTGTTCTTCAGCAGAGTCCTAGCCCAAGTACAACACCCTCTTCTACATTACCTCAACGTCCACCGGCCTGTGCAG AAACTCCTCCAGCTTGGTGGGTCTGCTGCTGGATCTCCCACAGAAAAGGAGGAGGTACACTTCACCACCGTTCTTTGCACCAAGATCCAGCAGGATCCAGACCTGCTCACTTATATCCTAGAG GGCAAAAAAGGTGTGGGGAAGAAGGATACATCTAGCCAACAGGACAAGAGCTCTCCCCCTGAAGAGTCCTCCAGCAGGGTCCTCAGAGTTGATGGGGAATCCTGGGGGGCCCAGGCTACTGGTACCCATTTGCCAGGAGGAACTGAAGAACCTGACAGTGGGCTTGGGGAGAACAATCTACTCACCTCCTTGATTGGGTTGTGCAAAAGCAAG AAGAGTCGAGTGGCCCTGAAGGCCCAGGAGAACCTGCTGCTCCTGGTAGGTGTTGCCCCCCACGCAGCAGCCACCTACTTGGTACAAAGGAGCCCTCTGTGCTCTGCAATGGCAGAACACCTTTGCCAGCTGTATCAGGCCATGCCCAGCTTCCTTGACCCTGCTGACATCGTCACCCTAGAGGGCATCAGCTGGAG GTTGCCTTGTGCCCCTTCAGATGAGGCCTCCTTCCCAGGCAGAGAAGCTTTAGCCGCATTCTTGGGCTGGTTTGATTATTGTGACCACCTCATCAGGGAGGCACACGAG ATTGTTGCAGGTGCCCTGGCAAAGGCTGTGACCGAGAAGCTGTTTGTTGCAACTCTACAACCCCAACTCTTGCATGT AGCAGAGCAGAGAATCCTGACCTCCACAGCCCTACTGACAGCCTTGCTGCACCAGCTCTGCTCCCCAGCCCTGCTGCAGGAAACTGTGGATTTTTTCATGGGCACAGAGCAGCAGCCTGAAGTTCCTGAGGACAGTCCCCATTCTTTGTGCTCTCACCTCATTGGACACTGTGACCACCTCTCTGACGAG ATCAGCATAGCCACCCTGCGGCTGTTTGAGGAGCTGCTGCAGAAGCCCAACGAGCAGATCATCCGCAGGCTGCTCCTTCGGAACCTGGAGGGCCGCACATATGTGGCCCGGGGCTTGCCTGAACCAGAAAGCTATGAGGATACCCT AGACTTGGAAGAGGACCCTTACTTCACAGATGGCTTCCCAAGCTCTGGCTTCCAGTCCACCTCCAGGCTTCCAGCTCCCACCCCCCACCTGGATGGCAAGACGGCCGTGACGGAGATTGTCAACAG CTTCCTCTGCCTAGTCCCAGAAGAAGCCAAGACTTCAGCCTTTCTGGAAGAGACTGGTTACGACACCTATGTCCACGATGCTTATGGATTG TTCCAGGAATGCTGTTCCCGGGTTGCCCCATGGGGTTGGCCTTTGACTCCTACTCCCCTGGATCTCCATGAGCCTGAGACTCCATTCTTTGAGGGTCGTTTCCTCCAAGTGCTTTTCAATCGGATGTCACGGATCTTGGATCAG CCATACAGTCTGAATCTGCAAGTGACTTCCGTCCTGTCCCGCCTAGCCCTATTCCCTCACCCCCATATCCATGAATACCTCCTGGACCCCTACATCAGCCTGGCCCCTGGCTGCAGGAGTCTCTTCTCTGTGCTTGTGAGG gTAATTGGAGACTTGATGCAGAGAATCCAGCGGGTGCCCCAGTTCTCAGGCAAGCTTCTCCTGGTTCGGAAGCAGTTGACTGGGCAGGTTCCTGGAGAGCA AATGGACCATCAGACCCTCCTGCAGGGGGTGGTAGTGCTCGAGGAGTTCTGCAAGGAGCTGGCCGCTATTGCCTTTGTTAAATTCCCCCCAAACAGTCCTCACCTGAACCTGCCTTCACCCCCACAAGGACATGTCTGA